The Glycine soja cultivar W05 chromosome 8, ASM419377v2, whole genome shotgun sequence genome has a window encoding:
- the LOC114424200 gene encoding uncharacterized protein LOC114424200, with the protein MGQKKVLTLVMFVMAYGLAATRFSASQIPPTCNGDEALLTFCGSYLGNILPNPTSDCCKSATSAFDRAMSDSTGQGIRDLCDCLMVAGPVLNFQQTKLESLPDACGIKLSFSIFLCV; encoded by the coding sequence ATGGGGCAGAAGAAAGTTTTGACACTTGTCATGTTTGTTATGGCTTATGGTTTGGCAGCAACAAGATTCAGTGCCTCTCAAATCCCTCCAACTTGCAATGGAGATGAAGCATTACTCACATTTTGTGGGTCTTATTTGGGGAATATCCTACCCAACCCAACTTCTGATTGTTGTAAATCAGCAACTTCTGCGTTTGACAGAGCCATGTCCGACTCCACCGGTCAAGGTATAAGAGATCTTTGTGATTGTCTCATGGTTGCTGGACCAGTTTTGAACTTTCAACAAACCAAACTTGAAAGCCTTCCTGATGCTTGCGGGATTAAGCTTTCCTTTTCTATATTCTTATGTGTATga
- the LOC114424201 gene encoding non-specific lipid-transfer protein AP10-like, whose translation MGEKKVLILIVFVMAYGLAATTFTASQLPPTCNGNEGLLTFCGPYCGNIQPNPTSDCCKSAASVFQRAMASGQGIRDLCNCLRAAVPFLNFKETKLISLPDACGIKLSFSMPLCVLGPGP comes from the coding sequence ATGGGAGAGAAGAAAGTTTTGATTCTTATCGTGTTTGTTATGGCTTATGGTTTGGCAGCAACAACATTCACTGCCTCACAACTCCCTCCAACATGCAATGGAAATGAAGGATTACTCACCTTTTGTGGCCCTTATTGCGGGAATATCCAACCCAATCCAACTTCTGATTGTTGTAAGTCAGCAGCTTCTGTATTTCAGAGAGCCATGGCTTCCGGTCAAGGTATAAGAGATCTGTGTAATTGTCTGAGGGCTGCTGTACCATTTTTGAactttaaagaaacaaaacttatCAGCCTTCCTGATGCCTGTGGGATTAAACTTTCGTTTTCTATGCCCTTATGTGTATTGGGTCCCGGGCCTTAA
- the LOC114424495 gene encoding probable transcription factor KAN4, with protein sequence MKNSKKTCARKYHKSENPRLRWTPELHEYFVEVVEGLGGKNKATPKSILHMMHVKGLRISHIKSHLQMYRNMKGGTILTSMQQEMEENVHVKDHHPICSNCSSQSIIFRSQGTKFKLKASKYDTGIVNQEIHPLENKGLSQTSETDYDLNQEPESSACLFSESSNEEKSRTMKFLDLSLSFGSSPIPTMDGDQERMRFSSPNTADNHVIDSNSVQSHGSNYINLDLTI encoded by the exons atgaagaattcTAAGAAAACTTGCGCGCGGAAGTACCACAAATCGGAAAATCCACGCTTGCGGTGGACACCTGAACTCCATGAATACTTTGTTGAAGTTGTGGAAGGTCTTGGCGGAAAAAACA AGGCAACCCCAAAGAGCATTCTGCATATGATGCATGTGAAAGGACTGAGGATCTCTCACATTAAAAGCCATCTTcag ATGTACAGGAACATGAAGGGAGGTACGATTCTCACATCAATGCAACAGGAAATGGAAGAAAATGTGCATGTTAAGGATCATCACCCAATCTGCTCCAACTGTTCATCCCAAAG CATAATCTTCAGATCACAaggaacaaaatttaaattaaaggcATCAAAATATGATACGGGGATTGTCAATCAAGAAATTCACCCGCTAGAAAATAAAGGACTTTCGCAGACCAGTGAAACTGATTATGATCTAAATCAG GAACCCGAGTCAAGTGCATGCTTATTTAGTGAATCGTCAAATGAAGAAAAGAGTAGGACAATGAAATTTCTTGATCTCTCACTCTCTTTCGGCTCTTCACCAATTCCAACAATGGACGGTGATCAAGAGAGAATGCGTTTTTCTTCACCAAATACAGCAGATAATCATGTTATCGATTCTAATTCTGTACAATCTCATGGGagcaattatataaatttagacCTAACAATATGA